The SAR324 cluster bacterium region TCTCTTATCGGGTCAAAATTCTTATCGTGGTGATGAGTGGTGGGCCATTGCTGTTGCGAACATCATAGCAATCGCACCTATGCTGATTATCACGATTCTACTGGGTAGAATGATGAGGTCTGGGCTGATGCTAGGATCAATTCGCTAACTACCCACTATTTCTGTGGCAAGTTAATTAATTTTTTCATTAACTCACGCTACAATTTCCACTTCATGAAGAGGAAAAAAATGAAGAAAATGTTCGCTGGATTTCTAGCCAGTGCAGCTGCTGCAATCCTCACATCCGGGATCGCTGCAGCTCAATGTAAACCTCAGTCTGGCATGCCAGACTATACTGGTGTAACAATAAATGTTGGTTCACAAGTAGGACCTTTTATCGCTAGTGCGATGAAGCAAGGTGGTGACTCTTGGAGCAAAGCCACTTGCGGGAAAGTACAAATTGTCGAATTCCCATTTGGGGAACTCTACCCTAAATACCTCACTGCTTTTGCAGCAGGGGAGGACTCATTTGATGTGATCACATTCGCACCTGCTTGGACCCCAGATTTAGCTCCATTTCTCTCCGAAATGCCTAGCAAAATGAGAGAAACAGATGCTTGGCAAGATATTCACCCGACTTATCGTGACCGGTTGATGGTTTGGGAGGGAAAGCATAAGTCTCAAACCATTGATGGAGATCTGCATACTTTACACTACCGCATTGACTTATTTGAAGATCCCAAAGAAAGGGATGCCTTCAAAGCGAAGTATGGACGTGATTTAGTCGTCCCTCGCACATGGGATGAGTACTATGAAGTTGCTGAATTCTTCCATCGACCAAATGATGGAATTTACGGTGTAACAGAAGCTTTTGCCAGAGGTGGGCAGCAGTTCTGGTTCTATTTCACTCATGCTGCTTCCTACACAAATCATCCTGAAAATCCTGGCTCAATGTTCTTTGATCCAGACACAATGGATGCTCAGGTAAATAATCCTGGGTGGGTAAAGGCTTTGGAAGATTACGTCAAGTCCCTCAAATTGGCTCCTCCAGGCGCATTAAACTATTCATCAGGAGACACACGACAGCAGTTTGCTGGTGGCAAAACCTCTATGAATTTTGACTGGGGAGATACTGGTACGGTTGGTACTGATCCATCACAAAGCCAAATTCCTGGCAGTGTTGGTTCAGATCTTACTCCAGGTTCAACCACGATTTGGAATTACAAAACCAAACAGTGGGATGAGTTCTCCCGAGTTATCCACTCTCCATTCATGGCCTTTGGAGGATGGCAGGCTGCGGTACCAG contains the following coding sequences:
- a CDS encoding extracellular solute-binding protein: MKRKKMKKMFAGFLASAAAAILTSGIAAAQCKPQSGMPDYTGVTINVGSQVGPFIASAMKQGGDSWSKATCGKVQIVEFPFGELYPKYLTAFAAGEDSFDVITFAPAWTPDLAPFLSEMPSKMRETDAWQDIHPTYRDRLMVWEGKHKSQTIDGDLHTLHYRIDLFEDPKERDAFKAKYGRDLVVPRTWDEYYEVAEFFHRPNDGIYGVTEAFARGGQQFWFYFTHAASYTNHPENPGSMFFDPDTMDAQVNNPGWVKALEDYVKSLKLAPPGALNYSSGDTRQQFAGGKTSMNFDWGDTGTVGTDPSQSQIPGSVGSDLTPGSTTIWNYKTKQWDEFSRVIHSPFMAFGGWQAAVPELSEDKEAAWHYVEHTTNIENSSIQAITGGSGVNPYRYSHFSKDLWEKKMSPREANEYLTAQRDSLGATNVALDMRLPGYFSYTEILEIELTRALAGEMKPQEALDSVASQWNELTDEFGRDSQKAAYRASMGL